The following proteins are encoded in a genomic region of Magnolia sinica isolate HGM2019 chromosome 1, MsV1, whole genome shotgun sequence:
- the LOC131249829 gene encoding large ribosomal subunit protein eL28z-like isoform X2: protein MLVTKGLCYLQNINIAIIVCLCGIAGLANKKTVLIQLAGKDLSVVLAMMKTKNQNCPANLYHRSVMKKEFRQMAKAVVNQTGDLWFEGRERIRHTRDWLLQLKE, encoded by the exons ATGTTGGTAACAAAGGGATTGTGTTATTTGCAGAACATCAACATTGCCATCATTGTTTGTCTTTGTGGTATTGCAGGTCTGGCAAACAAGAAGACTGTGCTGATTCAGCTAGCAGGGAAAGATCTTTCTGTTGTGCTTGCAATGATGAAGACAAAGAACCAAAACTGTCCTGCAAATCTGTACCATAGGTCAGTCATGAAGAAGGAATTCCGACAAATGGCAAAGGCTGTTGTTAACCAG ACTGGAGATTTGTGGTTTGAGGGTCGTGAGCGCATTCGTCACACACGAGACTGGCTCTTACAACTTAAGGAG TAG
- the LOC131249829 gene encoding eukaryotic translation initiation factor-like isoform X3, with protein sequence MMKTKNQNCPANLYHRSVMKKEFRQMAKAVVNQTGDLWFEGRERIRHTRDWLLQLKEVIDVPEDILKIKQEIESELFGDDQSTSNLRTSSSLQGLTRVCF encoded by the exons ATGATGAAGACAAAGAACCAAAACTGTCCTGCAAATCTGTACCATAGGTCAGTCATGAAGAAGGAATTCCGACAAATGGCAAAGGCTGTTGTTAACCAG ACTGGAGATTTGTGGTTTGAGGGTCGTGAGCGCATTCGTCACACACGAGACTGGCTCTTACAACTTAAGGAG GTTATAGATGTTCCTGAAGATATCTTGAAAATCAAACAAGAGATTGAGTCTGAACTTTTTGGCGATGATCAGAGTACAAGTAATTTGAGGACTTCCTCTTCTTTGCAAGGACTCACTAGAGTATGTTTCTAA
- the LOC131249829 gene encoding uncharacterized protein LOC131249829 isoform X1, which produces MLVTKGLCYLQNINIAIIVCLCGIAGLANKKTVLIQLAGKDLSVVLAMMKTKNQNCPANLYHRSVMKKEFRQMAKAVVNQTGDLWFEGRERIRHTRDWLLQLKEVIDVPEDILKIKQEIESELFGDDQSTSNLRTSSSLQGLTRVCF; this is translated from the exons ATGTTGGTAACAAAGGGATTGTGTTATTTGCAGAACATCAACATTGCCATCATTGTTTGTCTTTGTGGTATTGCAGGTCTGGCAAACAAGAAGACTGTGCTGATTCAGCTAGCAGGGAAAGATCTTTCTGTTGTGCTTGCAATGATGAAGACAAAGAACCAAAACTGTCCTGCAAATCTGTACCATAGGTCAGTCATGAAGAAGGAATTCCGACAAATGGCAAAGGCTGTTGTTAACCAG ACTGGAGATTTGTGGTTTGAGGGTCGTGAGCGCATTCGTCACACACGAGACTGGCTCTTACAACTTAAGGAG GTTATAGATGTTCCTGAAGATATCTTGAAAATCAAACAAGAGATTGAGTCTGAACTTTTTGGCGATGATCAGAGTACAAGTAATTTGAGGACTTCCTCTTCTTTGCAAGGACTCACTAGAGTATGTTTCTAA